A region of the Pseudoprevotella muciniphila genome:
ATGAGCCCATACGACCTTACAAAGGGAAGAATCGTTTTCAGATACAAATAAAAAAAGCAAAATATGAAGACAAGAGCATCTTTGAAGAAGCGTAGTGCCGACTGCAAGATTGTACGTCGCAAGGGACGCTTATATGTAATCAACAAGAAAAACCCCAAGATGAAGACACGTCAGGGGTAATCCAAAACAGACAATAATAAAATCATAATATGGCAATAAGAATTGTTGGTGTCGATTTACCTCAGAATAAACGAGGCGAAATCGCGTTGACCTATATTTTTGGAATAGGTCGCAGTAGCGCAGCCAAAATCCTGGATAAGGCTGGCGTGGACAGAGGCATCAAGGTGCAGGATTGGACCGACGAACAGGCAGGTCGCATCCGCTCTGTCATCGGTGAAGAGTTCAAGGTTGAAGGTGACCTGCGCTCTGAAATACAGATGAACATCAAGCGATTGATGGACATCGGTTGCTATCGTGGTGTACGTCATCGTAACGGACTTCCGGTACGCGGACAAAGCACAAAGAATAATGCCCGCACACGTAAGGGTAAGAAAAAAACTGTTGCTAACAAGAAAAAGGCTACTAAATAATAAATAAACTATGGCAAAGAAAACAGTTGCAGCAAAAAAGAGAGTTGTAAAGGTTACTGCACAGGGACAACTTCATGTTCACAGTTCCTTCAACAACATCATTGTGTCTCTTGCAAATAGTGAAGGTCAGATTATTTCATGGTCAAGCGCCGGAAAGATGGGCTTCAGAGGTTCAAAAA
Encoded here:
- the ykgO gene encoding type B 50S ribosomal protein L36 yields the protein MKTRASLKKRSADCKIVRRKGRLYVINKKNPKMKTRQG
- the rpsM gene encoding 30S ribosomal protein S13, with the translated sequence MAIRIVGVDLPQNKRGEIALTYIFGIGRSSAAKILDKAGVDRGIKVQDWTDEQAGRIRSVIGEEFKVEGDLRSEIQMNIKRLMDIGCYRGVRHRNGLPVRGQSTKNNARTRKGKKKTVANKKKATK